In Desulfotignum phosphitoxidans DSM 13687, a single window of DNA contains:
- the rpsQ gene encoding 30S ribosomal protein S17, protein MENMHKGKKKELKGLVTSDKMDKSVVVQVERYIQHKMYKKYIKQYKRYQAHDEKNECRIGDEVQIIETRPLSKLKRFRVTQITKKAV, encoded by the coding sequence ATGGAAAATATGCATAAAGGCAAGAAAAAAGAACTTAAGGGGCTGGTGACATCAGATAAAATGGACAAATCCGTGGTTGTCCAGGTAGAGCGGTATATTCAGCATAAAATGTATAAAAAATATATCAAACAATACAAAAGATACCAGGCCCATGATGAAAAAAATGAATGCCGAATCGGGGATGAAGTGCAAATCATTGAAACCCGCCCCCTGAGTAAGCTGAAACGGTTCAGGGTGACTCAGATCACTAAAAAGGCCGTTTAA
- the rpmC gene encoding 50S ribosomal protein L29: protein MLKTGEIKEMGETQMQEKLVSLKKELFNLRFQNDIGQLENTAKLSEVKKDIARLYTVSRQMNVNIG from the coding sequence ATGTTGAAAACCGGTGAAATCAAGGAAATGGGGGAAACCCAGATGCAGGAAAAACTGGTGTCGCTGAAAAAAGAGCTTTTCAATCTTCGTTTTCAGAATGACATCGGCCAGCTCGAAAACACGGCAAAACTGTCTGAAGTCAAAAAAGACATTGCCCGGCTTTATACCGTATCCAGACAGATGAATGTGAACATTGGTTGA
- the rplD gene encoding 50S ribosomal protein L4, translating into MAAVDVLNSAGEKVSETQLPDEIFSVPVKASVLHDVVRSQLASRREGTAASKTRGVVKGSTRKLFRQKGTGNARAGSIKSPLRKGGGIIFGPSPRSYAYKVPKKVRKLALKMALSSKCEEKSLFVIDDFKLDQIKTRQLASVLEVLKLNNLLIVSDAQDDTLLELSSRNIPHVKVIKTAGLNVYDILKYKHLLLVESSIQNIQGRLS; encoded by the coding sequence ATGGCAGCTGTAGATGTATTGAACAGTGCAGGTGAAAAAGTGTCTGAAACCCAGCTTCCTGATGAAATATTCAGCGTACCGGTCAAGGCAAGTGTTCTTCACGATGTGGTACGATCCCAGCTCGCCTCCAGGCGGGAAGGGACAGCTGCGTCTAAAACACGTGGTGTGGTCAAAGGAAGCACCAGAAAGCTTTTCAGGCAGAAAGGTACCGGGAATGCGCGGGCCGGAAGTATCAAATCTCCGCTGAGAAAAGGTGGCGGAATTATTTTTGGACCGTCTCCAAGATCTTATGCGTACAAGGTGCCGAAAAAAGTGAGAAAGCTTGCTTTGAAAATGGCTTTGAGCAGCAAGTGCGAAGAAAAATCACTTTTTGTGATCGATGATTTCAAATTGGACCAGATCAAGACAAGACAACTGGCTTCCGTTCTGGAAGTGCTGAAACTGAACAACCTGTTGATCGTATCGGATGCACAGGATGATACACTTCTGGAATTGTCTTCCCGGAATATCCCTCATGTGAAAGTGATCAAGACGGCAGGTCTGAATGTTTATGATATTTTGAAATACAAGCATCTCCTGCTGGTAGAGTCCAGTATTCAGAATATTCAGGGGAGGTTGAGCTGA
- the rplN gene encoding 50S ribosomal protein L14, with amino-acid sequence MIQTETRLTVADNSGAKELYCIKVLGGSKRRYASIGDVIIVSVKEAIPNAKVKKGDIVPAVIVRTKKEIFRPDGSAIRFDDNSAVVLTKNNEPVGTRIFGPVARELRAKRFMKIVSLAPDVL; translated from the coding sequence ATGATTCAAACGGAAACAAGACTGACGGTTGCAGACAACTCCGGTGCCAAGGAATTGTATTGTATCAAAGTGTTGGGTGGGTCCAAGAGAAGATATGCCAGCATTGGTGATGTCATTATCGTATCGGTCAAAGAAGCCATCCCCAATGCCAAGGTAAAAAAAGGCGATATCGTACCGGCTGTGATTGTCAGAACCAAAAAGGAAATTTTCAGACCGGACGGTTCAGCCATTCGGTTCGATGACAATTCAGCTGTGGTTCTGACCAAAAACAATGAACCGGTGGGAACCCGTATTTTCGGACCGGTAGCAAGAGAGTTGAGGGCAAAGCGATTCATGAAAATTGTTTCTCTGGCTCCTGACGTTTTGTAA
- the rplB gene encoding 50S ribosomal protein L2 produces the protein MSTIIKAKPTSPGRRSQEFLSFEEITKSKPERRLTRKISKKAGRNNNGRVTTRHRGGGAKKQYRIIDFKRDKDGIPAKVTAIEYDPNRSARIALLVYADGEKRYILAPLEVKVGDILETGPDADIKPGNCMPLEKIPTGTRIHNIELKQDKGGQIVRSAGAFARLMAKEGDYAQVLLPSGEVRMVHVKCKATVGRVGNEKHGDVSLGKAGRSRWLGRRPSVRGVAMNPVDHPMGGGEGRSSGGRQPCTPWGVPTKGKRTRNNARTDQYIVKRRAKRK, from the coding sequence ATGTCAACGATAATAAAGGCCAAACCGACATCTCCCGGAAGACGTTCCCAGGAATTCCTTTCTTTTGAAGAGATTACCAAGTCGAAACCTGAAAGACGTCTTACCAGAAAGATAAGTAAAAAAGCCGGGCGGAACAACAACGGACGGGTGACGACAAGGCATCGGGGCGGTGGCGCAAAAAAACAGTACCGTATCATCGATTTCAAGCGTGATAAGGATGGGATTCCAGCCAAAGTCACAGCCATAGAATATGATCCCAACCGAAGTGCCCGGATCGCGCTGCTGGTTTATGCAGATGGCGAAAAGCGATATATACTGGCACCCCTGGAAGTAAAAGTGGGCGATATTCTGGAAACCGGACCGGATGCTGATATTAAACCCGGTAACTGCATGCCGCTGGAAAAAATTCCCACAGGTACCCGGATCCATAATATAGAGCTAAAACAGGACAAAGGCGGGCAAATTGTCAGAAGCGCGGGCGCGTTTGCCCGGCTCATGGCCAAGGAAGGTGATTACGCCCAGGTGCTGCTGCCGTCCGGTGAAGTCCGTATGGTTCATGTGAAATGTAAGGCAACGGTTGGACGGGTCGGCAACGAAAAACACGGAGACGTCAGTCTTGGCAAAGCGGGCCGATCCAGATGGCTGGGTAGACGACCGTCTGTTCGAGGTGTTGCCATGAACCCGGTGGATCATCCCATGGGTGGCGGCGAAGGCCGCTCTTCGGGAGGTCGCCAGCCCTGTACGCCCTGGGGAGTTCCCACCAAAGGCAAGAGAACCAGGAATAATGCGAGGACGGATCAGTATATCGTTAAAAGAAGGGCTAAGAGAAAATAA
- the rplP gene encoding 50S ribosomal protein L16, with protein sequence MLSPKNVKYRKQFRGRTKGSPTRGNTLCFGDYGLQAVECGYVNARQIEAARVALTRYAKRAGKSWIRFFPDHPVTKKPAEVRMGKGKGATDAWVARVKPGKILYEMEGITRETAKEALRLAARKLSVKTRFVERN encoded by the coding sequence ATGCTCAGTCCAAAAAATGTAAAATACCGAAAACAGTTCCGCGGCAGAACCAAAGGATCTCCGACACGGGGGAACACTTTGTGTTTTGGTGATTATGGACTACAGGCGGTTGAATGCGGCTATGTGAATGCCAGACAGATCGAGGCAGCCAGGGTGGCATTGACCCGATATGCAAAAAGAGCCGGTAAAAGCTGGATTCGTTTTTTTCCGGATCATCCGGTGACCAAAAAACCGGCTGAAGTTCGAATGGGTAAGGGTAAAGGCGCAACAGATGCCTGGGTCGCCCGGGTGAAACCCGGAAAGATTCTCTATGAAATGGAAGGCATTACCAGAGAGACAGCCAAAGAAGCATTGCGGCTCGCCGCCCGGAAACTTTCCGTAAAAACCCGTTTTGTGGAAAGGAATTAA
- the rpsC gene encoding 30S ribosomal protein S3 gives MGQKVHPTGLRLGIIRTWDSRWYADKEYAEFVEEDFKVRKFLKNKLYHAGISKIEIERFSKQIRLRVYAARPGIIIGKKGSEIALLKKELEKILKPEVLIDIKEVRRPEIDAQLVAENIAQQLERRIAFRRAMKRSVTSAMRFGAKGIKIICSGRLGGAEMARTEWYKEGRIPLHTLRADVDYGFIEAKTTYGTIGIKTFIFKGEVVNPGEQMMATN, from the coding sequence TTGGGCCAGAAAGTACATCCGACCGGATTAAGATTAGGCATCATCAGGACATGGGACTCCAGATGGTATGCAGACAAAGAGTATGCGGAATTTGTCGAGGAAGATTTCAAAGTTCGAAAATTTCTCAAAAACAAATTATACCATGCCGGTATTTCCAAAATTGAAATTGAACGGTTTTCCAAACAGATCCGGCTGAGAGTTTATGCAGCCAGACCCGGTATTATCATCGGGAAAAAAGGATCAGAGATTGCCCTGCTTAAAAAGGAGCTTGAAAAAATTCTGAAACCTGAGGTGCTAATCGATATCAAAGAAGTGCGCAGACCGGAAATTGACGCACAACTGGTTGCTGAAAATATCGCTCAGCAACTGGAAAGACGGATTGCCTTCAGGCGCGCCATGAAGCGCAGCGTCACTTCAGCCATGCGGTTTGGTGCCAAGGGTATCAAAATTATTTGTTCCGGCCGACTGGGGGGTGCTGAAATGGCCAGAACGGAATGGTATAAAGAAGGACGGATCCCCCTCCACACCCTTCGGGCTGATGTGGATTACGGCTTTATTGAGGCCAAAACCACATACGGAACCATCGGCATCAAGACCTTTATATTCAAAGGTGAGGTGGTGAACCCGGGTGAACAGATGATGGCGACAAATTAG
- the rplV gene encoding 50S ribosomal protein L22 — protein sequence MEVKASTKFARISPFKLRLPIGEVKGKSAEQALTTLKFMPLKAAGIIHKTLESAVANAAHNNELDVDKLIVKNIIVDQGPSLKRFRARARGRASRILKRTSHLTVIVAQID from the coding sequence ATGGAAGTAAAAGCAAGTACAAAATTTGCAAGGATATCACCGTTCAAGCTTCGGCTGCCCATCGGCGAGGTCAAAGGAAAAAGTGCGGAACAGGCGTTGACGACTTTGAAATTTATGCCTTTGAAGGCGGCTGGAATTATCCATAAGACGCTTGAATCTGCAGTTGCCAATGCAGCGCATAACAACGAGCTGGACGTGGATAAACTGATTGTAAAAAATATTATCGTCGATCAGGGGCCCTCTTTGAAACGATTTCGTGCGAGAGCCAGAGGAAGAGCCAGCAGAATTTTAAAACGTACCAGTCATTTAACTGTAATAGTCGCTCAGATCGACTAA
- the rpsG gene encoding 30S ribosomal protein S7: MAQKYIISENLTKNATQEQKLAAKFVNCVMKNGKKNAARKVVTTALLIAEEKVGEPALDVFKKAVDNIRPAVEVKSRRIGGSTYQVPTDINPARQTALAFRWLINFSRGRSEKGFEKKLAAELMDAYNQRGGAMKKKEDTHKMAEANKAFAHFRW; encoded by the coding sequence ATGGCACAGAAATATATCATAAGTGAAAATTTGACGAAAAATGCCACACAGGAACAAAAGCTTGCGGCAAAATTCGTGAACTGCGTGATGAAAAACGGCAAAAAAAATGCGGCACGGAAAGTAGTGACTACGGCCCTGTTGATCGCCGAGGAAAAAGTGGGTGAGCCGGCTCTGGATGTATTTAAAAAAGCAGTGGACAATATTCGTCCGGCTGTGGAAGTCAAATCCAGACGAATCGGTGGGTCCACCTATCAGGTGCCCACAGATATCAATCCGGCCCGGCAGACCGCTCTGGCTTTCAGGTGGTTGATCAATTTCAGCCGGGGGCGCTCTGAAAAAGGGTTTGAAAAAAAGCTGGCTGCTGAACTGATGGATGCATATAATCAGCGGGGTGGAGCCATGAAAAAGAAAGAAGATACTCACAAGATGGCAGAGGCCAACAAGGCATTTGCTCATTTCAGGTGGTAA
- the rpsS gene encoding 30S ribosomal protein S19 — protein MPRSLKKGPYIAPALLKKVLVARNANSNKVIKTWSRRSTILPEMVGITFAVHNGKKFIPVFVSENMVGHKLGEFSPTRTFWGHAGDKKAKR, from the coding sequence ATGCCACGATCATTGAAAAAAGGACCCTATATTGCACCGGCGCTTTTGAAAAAAGTTTTGGTGGCAAGAAATGCCAACAGCAATAAAGTGATTAAAACATGGTCAAGACGTTCGACTATTTTACCGGAGATGGTCGGCATCACGTTTGCCGTTCACAATGGAAAAAAATTCATTCCTGTTTTTGTTTCTGAAAATATGGTGGGTCATAAACTGGGTGAGTTCTCACCGACAAGAACATTTTGGGGTCATGCTGGAGATAAAAAAGCCAAACGGTAA
- the rplW gene encoding 50S ribosomal protein L23 produces the protein MKQYDIIRGPVVTEKTTLQKELNNQVTLQVDKKANRLEIKDAVERNFNTKVKQVRTIQVKGKVKQRGRIIGKRKDWKKAVVTLMPGQRIDFFEGV, from the coding sequence ATGAAACAATACGATATCATTAGAGGGCCTGTGGTGACTGAAAAGACGACCCTTCAAAAGGAATTGAACAATCAGGTGACCCTGCAGGTTGACAAAAAAGCGAATCGCCTTGAGATCAAGGATGCGGTTGAAAGAAATTTCAACACCAAGGTGAAACAGGTCAGAACCATTCAGGTCAAGGGTAAAGTCAAGCAGCGGGGCCGGATTATCGGCAAGCGGAAAGATTGGAAAAAAGCTGTTGTGACGCTGATGCCAGGGCAACGAATCGATTTTTTTGAAGGCGTTTAG
- the rplX gene encoding 50S ribosomal protein L24, translating to METRKIRIKKDDKVKVLTGKDKDKIGKVLKVIKKTNRVVVENINVVKVHQKPTQASPQGGIVEKNMPIDVSNLMLMCNACVKPTRVGTRKLENGKRVRVCKKCNEQIDA from the coding sequence ATGGAAACCAGAAAGATCAGAATAAAAAAAGATGATAAGGTAAAGGTCCTTACCGGTAAGGATAAAGATAAAATTGGTAAGGTGCTCAAGGTTATCAAAAAGACCAATCGCGTTGTCGTGGAAAATATCAACGTGGTAAAGGTCCATCAGAAACCCACACAGGCGAGCCCGCAGGGAGGAATTGTGGAAAAGAACATGCCCATAGATGTTTCCAATCTCATGCTCATGTGTAATGCCTGCGTGAAACCGACCCGGGTTGGTACCAGAAAACTGGAAAATGGTAAACGGGTTCGCGTCTGTAAAAAATGCAATGAGCAGATCGATGCTTAA
- the rpsH gene encoding 30S ribosomal protein S8, whose amino-acid sequence MAVSDPVADMLTIIRNGGKAGFAKVDIPGSKVKLEMVRVLKEQGYIKNYKFLEDGTQGKIRVYLKYMKEGKPTIFGIDRVSKPSCRVYSKAQEIKPVLNGLGIAIVSTSKGVMTDKQAREANVGGEVLCNVW is encoded by the coding sequence ATGGCAGTGAGTGATCCCGTAGCAGACATGCTGACCATCATCAGAAATGGTGGTAAGGCAGGGTTTGCCAAAGTGGATATCCCCGGATCAAAAGTGAAACTGGAAATGGTGCGGGTGCTGAAAGAACAAGGGTATATCAAAAATTATAAGTTTCTTGAAGATGGTACCCAGGGAAAAATCCGTGTTTATTTGAAATATATGAAAGAAGGCAAGCCGACCATTTTTGGCATTGATCGGGTCAGTAAGCCGTCTTGCAGGGTTTATAGTAAAGCACAGGAGATAAAGCCGGTTTTAAACGGTCTGGGAATCGCCATTGTATCGACATCAAAAGGGGTGATGACCGATAAACAGGCCAGGGAAGCGAACGTCGGCGGTGAAGTTCTTTGT
- a CDS encoding type Z 30S ribosomal protein S14, translated as MSRSSLRPKLMKKAESSCGIWECLLKIRYLKEERLAKKALIAKAKRTPKFSVRGYNRCPLCGRPRAFIRKAGICRICFRTLASEGKLPGVTKSSW; from the coding sequence ATGTCACGGTCGTCACTACGGCCAAAACTGATGAAGAAGGCAGAGAGTTCCTGCGGTATCTGGGAATGCCTTTTAAAAATTAGATATCTGAAGGAGGAACGTTTGGCCAAGAAAGCGTTAATTGCAAAGGCAAAGAGAACACCCAAATTTTCTGTCCGTGGGTACAACCGGTGCCCATTGTGCGGCAGACCGCGGGCTTTCATCCGTAAAGCAGGGATTTGCAGGATCTGTTTCAGAACCCTTGCCTCCGAGGGAAAGCTGCCCGGGGTTACCAAGTCCAGCTGGTAA
- the tuf gene encoding elongation factor Tu: protein MAKEKFERKKPHVNIGTIGHIDHGKTTLTAAITKHAGLKGHGTYVPFDEIDKAPEERERGITIATAHVEYETDARHYAHVDCPGHADYIKNMITGAAQMDGAILVVSADDGPMPQTREHILLARQVGVPRIVVFLNKCDMVDDEELIELVEMELQELLDSYDFPGDETPIIRGSALKALESDDPDSDEAKPIFELLSTLDSYVPEPERDMDKPFLMPIEDVFSISGRGTVVTGRIDRGVIKPGDEIELVGIRDTAKTVCTGVEMFRKLLDQGQAGDNVGLLLRGTKRDQVERGQVVAKPGTITPHTKFKAEMYALSKEEGGRHTPFFTGYRPQFFFRTTDVTGVLTLEEGVEMIMPGDNATINVELIAPIAMEKELRFAVREGGRTVGAGVIAEIFE, encoded by the coding sequence ATGGCTAAGGAGAAATTTGAGCGGAAAAAGCCGCATGTAAACATTGGAACCATTGGTCATATCGACCATGGCAAGACCACGCTGACCGCTGCAATCACCAAGCATGCCGGATTAAAAGGGCACGGAACATACGTTCCGTTCGATGAGATTGACAAAGCTCCGGAAGAAAGAGAGCGGGGAATTACCATTGCCACCGCCCATGTGGAATATGAAACCGATGCGCGTCACTATGCCCATGTGGATTGTCCGGGCCATGCCGACTATATCAAAAATATGATCACCGGTGCTGCCCAGATGGACGGGGCGATACTGGTGGTGTCCGCAGATGACGGTCCCATGCCCCAGACCCGGGAGCATATTCTTCTGGCCCGCCAGGTCGGGGTGCCCAGAATTGTTGTATTTTTAAACAAATGCGACATGGTGGATGATGAGGAATTGATCGAGCTGGTGGAAATGGAACTTCAGGAGCTGCTGGATTCCTATGATTTTCCCGGTGACGAGACGCCGATTATCCGTGGATCTGCATTGAAAGCGCTGGAGAGCGATGACCCGGACAGTGACGAAGCCAAGCCGATTTTTGAGTTGCTCAGCACATTGGATTCCTACGTGCCGGAACCGGAACGGGATATGGACAAGCCGTTTCTGATGCCCATTGAGGATGTGTTCTCCATTTCCGGACGGGGTACGGTTGTGACCGGTCGTATTGATCGCGGCGTGATCAAACCGGGTGATGAGATTGAACTGGTGGGGATTCGTGATACTGCCAAGACCGTGTGTACCGGCGTCGAGATGTTCAGAAAGCTGCTGGATCAGGGACAGGCCGGAGACAATGTCGGGTTGCTGCTGCGCGGAACCAAACGGGATCAGGTGGAAAGAGGCCAGGTGGTGGCAAAGCCGGGTACGATTACGCCCCATACCAAGTTTAAAGCGGAAATGTATGCGTTGAGCAAGGAAGAAGGCGGACGTCATACCCCGTTTTTCACCGGGTACCGGCCTCAGTTTTTCTTTAGGACCACGGATGTGACCGGTGTGCTGACCCTGGAAGAAGGTGTTGAAATGATCATGCCGGGCGACAATGCCACCATTAATGTGGAGCTGATTGCTCCCATCGCCATGGAAAAAGAACTGCGGTTTGCCGTGCGGGAAGGCGGTCGTACCGTGGGCGCCGGCGTCATCGCTGAAATTTTTGAATAA
- the rpsJ gene encoding 30S ribosomal protein S10, translated as MLKTKIRIRLKAYDHKLLDQSSMDIVDTARKTGARIVGPVPLPTRINKFTVLRSPHVNKKSREQFEIRTHKRMLDILEPTQQTVDALMKLDLSPGVDVEIKL; from the coding sequence ATGCTGAAAACAAAAATAAGAATTCGGCTCAAGGCTTATGATCATAAGCTGCTGGACCAGTCCTCTATGGATATTGTTGATACGGCAAGGAAAACCGGTGCCAGAATAGTGGGGCCGGTTCCTCTTCCCACCCGGATCAACAAGTTTACGGTTTTGCGCTCACCCCATGTCAATAAAAAGTCACGGGAACAGTTTGAAATTCGGACCCATAAAAGGATGCTGGATATTCTGGAGCCCACTCAACAGACGGTAGACGCTCTGATGAAACTGGATTTGTCACCGGGCGTCGATGTGGAAATCAAGTTATAG
- the rplC gene encoding 50S ribosomal protein L3, producing MNGIIGKKIGMTSAFASDGRLVPVTVVQVGPCVVTQVKTQETDGYTALQLGFDETPVEKQNKPIAGHLKKATDKGYRVLKEFRSPSVEGVAPGAVVNLDIFSIGEKVTVTGTSKGRGFQGTIKRHGFSRGPETHGNRNHRKPGSIGNSAWPAKVIKGKRMPGHMGVEKETVKNLTVVDIKQNENLLLLKGAVPGPKTGIIKIYKTS from the coding sequence ATGAACGGAATAATTGGAAAAAAAATTGGTATGACCAGTGCCTTTGCATCAGATGGAAGGCTTGTTCCTGTTACTGTTGTACAGGTGGGACCCTGTGTGGTTACACAGGTGAAAACACAAGAAACAGACGGGTACACAGCGCTTCAGCTCGGTTTTGATGAAACCCCGGTTGAAAAGCAGAACAAACCTATTGCTGGTCATTTAAAAAAAGCGACAGACAAAGGGTACCGCGTATTAAAGGAGTTCCGCAGCCCATCAGTTGAAGGAGTGGCGCCGGGTGCGGTTGTGAATCTGGATATTTTTTCCATCGGTGAAAAAGTGACAGTGACAGGTACGTCCAAAGGACGGGGTTTCCAGGGTACTATTAAGCGTCATGGATTTAGCCGGGGACCGGAAACCCATGGGAACAGAAATCACCGGAAACCAGGCTCCATCGGAAACAGTGCATGGCCTGCAAAGGTGATCAAGGGCAAACGTATGCCGGGCCACATGGGGGTCGAGAAGGAAACCGTAAAAAACCTGACTGTTGTGGACATTAAACAAAATGAAAATCTTTTGTTGCTGAAGGGTGCGGTTCCAGGGCCTAAAACAGGTATTATCAAGATTTATAAAACCAGTTAA
- the rplE gene encoding 50S ribosomal protein L5, which yields MTTLKEKYTTEIIPKLKETFNYTNGFQVPKLEKIVLNMGLGEAVQNPKIIESAAQELALIAGQKPVVTRAKKPIANFKIRADLPIGCKVTLRREKMYDFFERLVNIALPRVRDFKGVSAKAFDGRGNYSLGITEHIIFPEIDYDKTDSIKGLNVTVVTTAKTDEEGREFLRYLGMPFKN from the coding sequence ATGACCACGCTAAAGGAAAAGTACACAACCGAAATCATTCCCAAGTTAAAGGAAACCTTTAATTACACGAATGGATTTCAGGTGCCTAAATTAGAAAAAATTGTGCTGAATATGGGCTTGGGTGAAGCGGTTCAAAACCCCAAAATCATCGAATCAGCTGCACAGGAACTGGCATTGATCGCCGGGCAGAAGCCGGTGGTGACCCGGGCCAAAAAACCCATTGCCAATTTTAAGATACGAGCGGATCTGCCCATTGGATGCAAAGTGACCCTTCGGCGCGAAAAAATGTATGATTTTTTTGAACGACTGGTGAATATTGCATTGCCGCGGGTCAGGGATTTCAAGGGGGTTTCCGCCAAAGCGTTTGATGGCCGGGGAAACTACAGCCTGGGAATTACCGAACATATCATTTTTCCTGAAATTGATTATGATAAGACAGACAGCATCAAGGGCCTGAATGTCACGGTCGTCACTACGGCCAAAACTGATGAAGAAGGCAGAGAGTTCCTGCGGTATCTGGGAATGCCTTTTAAAAATTAG
- the rpsL gene encoding 30S ribosomal protein S12 has translation MPTINQLVRKSRKKAEEKVSTPALKGGPQKRGVCTRVYTSTPKKPNSALRKVARVRLTTGMEVAAYIPGMGHNLQEHSVVLVRGGRVKDLPGVRYHIVRGALDTLGVDDRRQGRSKYGAKRPK, from the coding sequence ATGCCGACCATTAATCAGTTGGTTCGAAAAAGTAGAAAAAAAGCTGAGGAAAAGGTGAGTACGCCCGCTTTGAAAGGTGGGCCGCAGAAACGAGGAGTTTGTACCAGGGTGTATACATCAACGCCTAAAAAACCGAACTCCGCCTTGAGAAAAGTGGCAAGAGTCAGATTGACGACCGGGATGGAAGTTGCGGCGTATATTCCGGGCATGGGGCACAACCTTCAGGAGCACTCGGTGGTGCTGGTAAGAGGTGGCAGGGTCAAAGACCTTCCAGGTGTCCGGTATCATATCGTCCGAGGGGCGCTGGATACCCTGGGTGTGGATGACAGGCGGCAAGGCCGTTCCAAATACGGTGCCAAGAGGCCCAAGTAA